Proteins encoded in a region of the Macaca mulatta isolate MMU2019108-1 chromosome X, T2T-MMU8v2.0, whole genome shotgun sequence genome:
- the GPR174 gene encoding putative G-protein coupled receptor 174: protein MPANYTCTGPDGDNTDLRYFIYAVTYTVILVPGLIGNILALWVFYGYMKETKRAVIFMINLAIADLLQVLSLPLRIFYYLNHDWPFGPGLCMFCFYLKYVNMYASIYFLVCISVRRFWFLMYPFRFHDCKQKYDLYISIAGWLIICLACLLFPLLRTSDDTPGNRTKCFVDLPTRNVNLAQSVVMMTIGELIGFVTPLLIVLYCTWKTVLSLQDKYPMAQDLGEKQKALKMILTCAGVFLICFAPYHFSFPLDFLVKSNEIKSCLARRVILIFHSVALCLASLNSCLDPVIYYFSTNEFRRRLSRQDLHDSIQLHAKSFVSNHTASTVTTELC, encoded by the coding sequence ATGCCTGCTAATTACACATGTACCGGGCCAGATGGAGACAATACAGATCTTCGTTACTTTATTTATGCAGTGACATACACTGTCATTCTTGTGCCAGGTCTCATAGGGAATATATTAGCCCTGTGGGTATTCTATGGTtatatgaaagaaacaaaacgAGCTGTGATATTTATGATAAACTTAGCCATTGCTGACTTACTACAAGTTCTTTCCTTGCCACTGAGGATCTTTTACTACTTGAATCATGACTGGCCATTTGGGCCTGGTCTCTGCATGTTCTGTTTCTACCTGAAGTATGTCAACATGTATGCAAGCATCTACTTCTTGGTCTGCATCAGTGTGCGACGATTTTGGTTTCTCATGTATCCCTTTCGCTTCCATGACTGCAAACAGAAATATGACCTGTACATCAGCATTGCTGGCTGGCTGATCATCTGCCTTGCTTGTTTACTCTTCCCACTCCTCAGAACCAGTGATGATACCCCTGGCAATAGGACCAAATGCTTTGTGGATCTTCCTACCAGGAATGTCAACCTGGCCCAGTCCGTTGTTATGATGACCATTGGCGAGTTGATTGGGTTTGTAACTCCGCTTCTGATTGTCCTGTATTGTACCTGGAAGACGGTTTTATCACTGCAAGATAAATATCCCATGGCCCAAGATCttggagagaaacagaaagcctTGAAGATGATTCTAACCTGTGCGGGGGTATTCCTAATTTGCTTTGCACCTTATCATTTCAGTTTTCCTTTAGATTTCCTGGTGAAGTCCAATGAAATTAAAAGCTGCCTAGCCAGAAGGGTGATTCTAATATTTCATTCTGTGGCATTGTGTCTTGCTAGTCTGAATTCGTGTCTTGACCCAGTCATATACTACTTTTCCACTAATGAGTTCCGAAGACGGCTTTCAAGACAAGATTTGCATGACAGCATCCAACTCCATGCAAAATCCTTTGTGAGTAACCATACAGCTTCCACTGTGACAACTGAATTATGCTAA